The Trichoplusia ni isolate ovarian cell line Hi5 chromosome 17, tn1, whole genome shotgun sequence genome includes a region encoding these proteins:
- the LOC113502726 gene encoding DNA N6-methyl adenine demethylase-like, which translates to MSDALRSEASADSAHLPPFSTFGDMENEQRILTADTRLLDPAWEYYERTGDTVSVIASQPQYRPWESMPITVHSKDSILRAGFSAALDYQPVTLQPITNKLPSFQSQFQTFPETSVIPETGLPSVTPVPVTASPTPSASPSQLTQLTQLTTPSSPAHLTTLAQVTPLSTTLTTLSPVNATTFHTLTAVNARSFPIVPAPLQARELAPAGQAYIDDRHIQLYQPNIATINAYPTQNGILHQNGTLLHQNGSLLQNIQSPTVVHVLKNEPFDVKALQDKYTPNGLHHSNFQNPMLIDNSYEKKTNGFGNGTSPTRSDFRKKERRKMRANSTESDGSNMEVGSESSGQVAAVSSTAGFKSPMHGAPPMATGPMELDDITSEKQTKKKRKRCGECIGCQRKDNCGDCAPCRNDKSHQICKQRRCEKLTEKKVSVYGHFQKHQISRMATNSEVFI; encoded by the exons ATGAGCGACGCGCTCCGGAGCGAGGCCAGCGCTGATAGCGCACACCTACCGCCGTTCTCCACCTTCGGCGACATGGAGAACGAGCAGCGGATCCTGACAGCCGACACGCGGCTCCTCGACCCCGCCTGGGAGTACTACGAGCGGACCGGCGACACGGTCTCCGTCATCGCCAGCCAGCCGCAGTACCGGCCCTGGGAATCGATGCCCATCACGGTGCATTCCAAGGACTCTATTCTACGGGCTGGCTTTTCGGCAGCACTGGACTACCAGCCCGTGACACTGCAGCCCATAACTAACAAGCTGCCGTCCTTCCAAAGCCAGTTCCAGACATTTCCAGAAACTTCCGTGATACCTGAGACGGGTCTGCCTAGCGTGACCCCGGTGCCCGTCACGGCAAGCCCCACTCCGAGCGCGAGCCCTAGTCAGTTAACCCAGCTCACGCAACTCACGACGCCGTCTTCGCCGGCGCATCTCACCACGCTGGCGCAAGTAACGCCTTTGTCGACCACCCTGACAACATTATCACCTGTAAATGCAACAACATTCCATACTTTAACGGCAGTCAATGCCAGAAGCTTCCCCATCGTGCCAGCGCCCTTGCAAGCAAGAGAACTGGCTCCAGCCGGACAAGCATATATTGACGACCGGCACATACAGCTATACCAACCAAATATCGCCACAATAAACGCGTATCCGACGCAAAACGGAATCTTACACCAAAACGGAACGCTGCTACATCAAAACGGAAGCTTATTACAGAACATACAAAGTCCGACCGTGGTTCATGTGTTGAAAAACGAGCCTTTTGATGTCAAAGCGCTGCAAGACAAGTATACGCCGAACGGGCTTCACCATAGTAATTTCCAGAATCCGATGTTGATTGATAACAGTTATGAGAAAAAGACGAATGGTTTTGGAAATGGTACGTCACCGACAAGATCGGACTTTAGGAAGAAGGAGCGACGGAAAATGCGCGCGAATAGTACGGAGTCTGACGGGTCTAATATGGAAGTAGGGTCAGAGAGTAGCGGGCAGGTCGCGGCCGTGTCGTCCACGGCAGGGTTCAAGTCGCCGATGCACGGCGCGCCGCCCATGGCCACGGGACCGATGGAGCTGGACGACATCACCAGTGAGAAGCAG ACAAAGAAGAAACGAAAGCGTTGCGGCGAGTGCATCGGTTGCCAACGCAAGGACAACTGCGGCGACTGTGCTCCGTGTCGCAACGACAAGTCGCACCAGATATGCAAGCAGAGGCGGTGCGAGAAGTTGACCGAAAAGAAG